Genomic segment of Deferribacterota bacterium:
CAAGAAATCAAGACCCCTATTCTGCCCTTTTATGGGATGAAACAGTTAGATCTATCAATAAACAACACAGTTTAGAACCAATGGATTTTTTAATAGCAACGGGGGATCACACCGATACAGACTTAGAAAATGAACTTAGATGGTTTATAGAGATTGCTGACGGCTATATATCAAATGATTACTTTGATAGAACTGGAAAAAAAGAAATGGCTTATGTTAACCCCATAGGGCTTGATAGGACACTGCCTTGGTATGCGGCAATTGGAAATCACGATGTAATGTATCAAGGTGTTATTAATAATGAATTATTCCTTGGTAAATTACTTGGCATTGTTACTAGTAATGATAAAAATATTAACAGTGATACCCGTAAATTAATTTATAGGCTAAGCATTTCTGCACCTGAGATGCTTTTGAACCCAAATGAATGCATAGATTTATACAAATCATCTATTAGCCTTCCCTTAGGGCACGGCTTTGCAAATATGCCACCACCAAATGAAGGCTATTACAGCTTTACTCCAAAGCCTTTTATACATTGTATTGTTTTAAATACTGCAAACTATTATGCAAAGGGGGAAATACCTAAAGAAACTTTCTCGGAAGGCATTCTTGATAGAAAACAATTTAATTGGATGATTAGTGAAATAGAAAATAATTACGATAAACTGTGTATAATATTTTCACATCACCCACCAACAAGTTGGTTAGGTATATTAAGTGATATATCACCAAAAGAGTTTGAAAATACCCTATCATCCTATGAAAATGTTATAGTCCATATATGTGGCCATACACACGATAATTCAATTCAAGCAATAAGAAGTAACAATGGTGGCTATTGGTTGATTACTACAAGTTCTATAATAGATTTTCCACAGGAGTGGCGAAGGTTAACTATATATGATAATAAAGACGGCACTGGTAGTATTTTTACTCGGCAATTTAGGCATAGTAATGAAGAGATTGCTCACATTGCATATAATGATCCTGGCGCAAACCATGAAACTAGCTACGGTGATGATACTGATAGAAATACAGAGTTAATATTTTCTATGCCAAAGGTAGTTAGTGAAAATATTTCAAAAAATACAATATAGAAATTTAATAAAACAAATACCTGCAGTTTTAAAAATATAATGCATCTTTTTAGACAAGGAGATAAAAAATGAAACATTCTGAAACTGTTTCTATCAATTTGATGTTAACGGTTTTTTTTACATTTGTTTTACTTTTTAATTTTGCCAATATATCAGCTTATATCGGTATAAGATCCTCCTCTTTTGCACAGAGCTTTCAACGAATTGCTTCCTTTTCTACGGCATTAAATATTCCCTCATCAATGAATATAAACAGTGAATCATCGGCCGAAATTATAACAGCTACACCGGATGGTTCTTTGCTTATCTATTCAGATAGCCCATTAGGTGGTATTGGTATGATAGATATTAGCAATCCTAAAAACCCCTTGCCTGCCGGTTTTATTAAGATGGACGGTGAGCCAACCTCAGTTGCAGTAAGCGGTAATAATATCCTGGTTGCTGTTAATACTTCTAAAGACTATGTTCATCCTTCCGGTTATCTCTCTGTTGTTTCAACATTGGAAAAAAGGGAAATTGCCCGATTAGACTTAAAGGGACAACCAGATAGTATTGCAGTTTCACCAGATGGCCGTTTTGTTGCTATTGCCATCGAAAATGAACGTGATGAGGATTTCAACAATGGCACAATTCCCCAATTGCCTGCTGGTAATCTTACTCTTTTTGCTATAGAAAATGATCTTCCAGTGCAATCTAGTAAAAAAATAATTAACCTTACTGGTTTAGCTGATATTGCGCCTAATGACCCAGAACCTGAATTTGTTGACTTTAATAGTAATAATGACGTTGTTGTTACATTACAAGAAAACAATCATATTGTAATTATTAATGCTGAAACTGGCGAGATTAGCTCTCATTTCTCTGCCGGCACTGTTGATCTAGTTGGCTTAGACAATAGGGAAGATGGGGCATTGATCTTTAATGGCAGTCAAAAAAACAGACGCCGTGAACCGGATGCGGTTAAATGGTTAGACAATGAACGTTTTGTTACAGCCAACGAAGGGGACTACCAGGGTGGTTCCCGTGGATTTACTATTTTCAATACCCAAGGTGATGTGCTCTATGAATCAGGATTATCTTTTGAATATGCCTGTGCTCTTGTCGGCCATTATCCTGAAAATCGTTCTGAGAATAGAGGAATTGAACCAGAAGGATTAGAAGTTGCTTCATTTAACGGTGAAACCTATATCTTTCTTTTAGCTGAGAAAGCTTCTATTATTGGTGTCTACAGAGATAGGGGATTAGCACCTGAGTTTGTCCAGCTCTTACCATCCGGCATATCACCAGAATCGGCAGTAAAAATTCCTGGGACTAACCTGTTGGCTAGCGCTAATGAAACTGATTTAGGTCCTGAGGGTGGGCTTCGCTCACACGTTATGATTTATGAGCTAACCTTTAAGAAGCCAACATATCCACAGATTGAATCAGTTATGATCAATGGAAAACCAATCGGTTGGGGAGCATTATCTGGTTTAACTGCTCATCCTTTTCTACCAGGGATACTTTATGCTGTCAGTGACTCCTTCTACTTTTCACAACCTTCTATCTTTCGTATTAATGCCAATTATACCCCTGCCCGTATTGTAGATGTAATCAGGGTAAATCGAAGTGGCCATCCTGCCCAAAAGCTAGACTTAGAGGGTATTACAAGTGATGGTGATGGTGGATTTTATCTAGCTTCTGAGGGGAGACCAGATCAATCAATTCCTCATGCGATTTATCATGTGGATTCCATGGGAACTATTCAAGAGGAAATACTCTTTCCGCAAGAGCTAGTTAGGGTATCAGAACAATGGGCTGCAGAAGGAATTACTATGATTGATAATACACTTTGGATCGCCATTCAAAGACAGTGGAAAGATGACCCTGAAAATACAGTTCGCTTAGTCGCTTATAATTTAGAAACAGGGAAGTGGGGCGCAGTCCGCTATCCCACCGAATCTATCGAAGATGGTTGGGTTGGGCTTTCTGAAATAACTGCTTATGGGGATTTCGTCTATATTGTTGAACGTGATAATCAAATTGGAGACAAAGCTAAAATCAAAGCTTTATACCGTGTGCCCATTTCTGAATTACAACCTGCTGGATTAAGTGGTAATCTCCCAGTGGTTAATAAAGAGTTAGTCCATGATTTTATTCCCGATTTACTATCAACTAATGGATTTGTTGTTGATAAAATTGAAGGCTTTGCCGTTGACAAAAATGGACAAGGTTTTGCAGTTACAGATAATGATGGTGTTGATGATAGTTCTGGTGAAACCTATTTCTTTACAGTTGATATCACCCAGTGATATTAATTTAATAGGATCTCCCTACTTGTGAAGTAGAAAGATTTAGAAATAGCGTGTTTACGGTGAAAATTCAACTTGCGAAGTTGAAGGAAAGTTTAACTTGCGAAGCCTAAGAGTTTTCATATTTATTTTTGTATTCATATTTTAAAATCTTTTTGCTAAAATTATTAAGTATCCTATGAAAACTACCTTGAAGTCAATTTTACTAATTTTTATAATCTTGCTATTGTTGTTAATTAATGTTCCCAAATTAAACAACAAATTTGTGAATTCTAATTATGTAAGAAAAATCGATAATATGACAATTTCATATATTGATAGTTCAATTAATAAGGCAATAATTGCTTTTACATCGGCAAGGGGTATAAATGCAATTATTTCAATGCTAAAAAGCTCTACAGTTAACCTAACACCTGCAGGTGTTGGAGCAAGTATTAGCATTGGCCAGGTTCTTGATCCAGTTGATGATATAATAGAGAATTTATCAAATATTTTGCTACTGAGCATAGTCTCTTTGGGTATCCAGCGTTTTCTTATAGAGATCGCCCCATTTATAAGTTTTAATATATTTCTTAATTTAGGATTAATTCTACTTTTTTTCCTTATTATTATAAAAAATTTAAGAAAATCCTTTTTATTTAATTTAGTAATAAAGTTTTTTATAGTTGCTCTAGTAATTGAATTTATATTGCCATTTTTTGTCTTTATTGATTGGACTACAAATAAACTATTTTTTGAAAAAGAGTATGAATCAGCAAGATATACTTTAAATGAAACAAATGAGGAATTAACTGCTACCTATGGTGCAATATTTTCAACTAAAGGAGTTATTGAAGGTTTTAAAAATTTCTTAAAAAAAGAGAATAATGGTAAAAACTTCATAGAACAATTAAAAGATAGTGCAGAAAAAATTATCGAAAGCAGTTTAAAACTTATTTTAATATTTATACTTGATACAGTAATTATACCACTATTTTTCCTCTGGTTACTCTACAAATTTCTAAAATATATATTTAATTATAACTATCTCTTAAAAAAACCCTAATTTTAAGCCACTTCAAAAAAGTTTAACTTGTGAAGTTGGGAAATTGGGCCAGAGCACTTAAACTTAAGTGCTCGGTCGGGGGATGTGAGATGGGCTGTGATGGCGTAAATACGGGGAAAATCTGACTTGCGGAGTCAGAGGATGGTGGAGATGTGCTGTGATGGCTTAAGTACGGGGAAAATCTGACTTGCGAAGTCAGAGGGTTTTACTGTGATGGCGTAAGTATGCGAAAAATCTGACTTGCGAAGTTAAAGGATTGGGGTGATGACGTGAGATGGCGTGGGGACGGGGAAAATCTGACTTGTGAAGTTGGGAGATTGGGCCAGAGCACTTAAACTTAAGTGCTCGGTCGGGGGATGTGAGATGGGCTGTGATGGCGTAAATACGGGGAAAATCTGACTTGCGAAGTCAGAGGATTTTACGAAGTCAGAGGATTTTATATTTTATAAAAGGGGCAGTTAATTTTTAAGCATTCTTTATTAAGAGAAGTGAAATTACATACCATTTTATTATAATTCATTGATACATTTAAATTTTTATTAATAAAATTTATTGCTTCTATTAAGGCAATAAATGTGTTTCTTTTGCAGCATCTAGGGCCTCCTGCTTCTGCTATAGAATTTAAGCAAAGTGCTGTTATTTTATTGCTCAAGCTCCAACCTTCTTTTGAAAGGGGTGTTGAATTAGTTATTATACT
This window contains:
- a CDS encoding metallophosphoesterase; the protein is MVNNIYNKRFNRRQFLKYSLLTSTISLLPKPLKAFGFGDIFNKNYTENYVVRNDLNVTPNTTVINSKPIKLIDFAHLTDVHIVDEGNPLRFEELKLLGIDEPIFARLDSIIQTISRNQDPYSALLWDETVRSINKQHSLEPMDFLIATGDHTDTDLENELRWFIEIADGYISNDYFDRTGKKEMAYVNPIGLDRTLPWYAAIGNHDVMYQGVINNELFLGKLLGIVTSNDKNINSDTRKLIYRLSISAPEMLLNPNECIDLYKSSISLPLGHGFANMPPPNEGYYSFTPKPFIHCIVLNTANYYAKGEIPKETFSEGILDRKQFNWMISEIENNYDKLCIIFSHHPPTSWLGILSDISPKEFENTLSSYENVIVHICGHTHDNSIQAIRSNNGGYWLITTSSIIDFPQEWRRLTIYDNKDGTGSIFTRQFRHSNEEIAHIAYNDPGANHETSYGDDTDRNTELIFSMPKVVSENISKNTI
- a CDS encoding esterase-like activity of phytase family protein, which encodes MKHSETVSINLMLTVFFTFVLLFNFANISAYIGIRSSSFAQSFQRIASFSTALNIPSSMNINSESSAEIITATPDGSLLIYSDSPLGGIGMIDISNPKNPLPAGFIKMDGEPTSVAVSGNNILVAVNTSKDYVHPSGYLSVVSTLEKREIARLDLKGQPDSIAVSPDGRFVAIAIENERDEDFNNGTIPQLPAGNLTLFAIENDLPVQSSKKIINLTGLADIAPNDPEPEFVDFNSNNDVVVTLQENNHIVIINAETGEISSHFSAGTVDLVGLDNREDGALIFNGSQKNRRREPDAVKWLDNERFVTANEGDYQGGSRGFTIFNTQGDVLYESGLSFEYACALVGHYPENRSENRGIEPEGLEVASFNGETYIFLLAEKASIIGVYRDRGLAPEFVQLLPSGISPESAVKIPGTNLLASANETDLGPEGGLRSHVMIYELTFKKPTYPQIESVMINGKPIGWGALSGLTAHPFLPGILYAVSDSFYFSQPSIFRINANYTPARIVDVIRVNRSGHPAQKLDLEGITSDGDGGFYLASEGRPDQSIPHAIYHVDSMGTIQEEILFPQELVRVSEQWAAEGITMIDNTLWIAIQRQWKDDPENTVRLVAYNLETGKWGAVRYPTESIEDGWVGLSEITAYGDFVYIVERDNQIGDKAKIKALYRVPISELQPAGLSGNLPVVNKELVHDFIPDLLSTNGFVVDKIEGFAVDKNGQGFAVTDNDGVDDSSGETYFFTVDITQ